A segment of the Bacteriovorax sp. PP10 genome:
ACTACCGTGACCGCGCTCTATGCTTAGGTCTTGGAGTCACTCCATATGAAATGTTATGTCAGGCCAATGGAAACATGGGAGATACAGCTTCATACGGACGTATGATGCCAGCTCACTGGGGTAACAAGCCACTAAACATCGTGAACAAATCATCTTGTACTGGAACTCAGTTCCTACAAGCTTGTGGTCTTGCTGAAGCGGGTATCTGGTTTAAGAAACTAAGAGACGAGCATAAAGTAGACGTATCTGGAATGGACTTTCATGATGACGAAATCGTTTACGTTTCTACTGGAGACGGGACAATCGCTCAAGGTGAATTCTGGGAAGGGATGACTACTGCATGTGTAAATAATCTTCCAGTTCTATTCATGGTTGAAGATAACGGATTTGCGATTTCAACTCCGACTTCTGTTCAATACCCTGAAGGATCAATTTCAAAAACTCTGGCAAACTTTCCGGGTTTAAAAATCTTTAACTGTGATGGATGCTGCCCGATCGATTCGTATGCAACGATGACAGAAGCTGCAAAATATATTCGTACGACTAGAAAGCCTGCTCTTGTTCACGCAACTGTAACAAGACCATACTCTCACTCACTGTCTGACGATCATGGTATGTACAGAACGAAAGCTGAACTTGCTGAAGAAGGATTAAGAGATGTTTTCAATGCATTCCCAAAATTCTTAATTGAAGCAGGAGTCATTACTGAAACTGAGCGAGCAGACTTACTTAAAAAAGTATCTGCTGATCTTAAAACAGCAATGGATAAAGCGATCACAACTGAATGGCCGGCACTAGATACGGTTATGGATCACCTATATTCTGAAGAAGTAGACATGACTGGATCTAACTTTGAAACAGCGGCTGACTTCACTGGAAAAGATGACGTTCCAATGGCCTCTTCAATTAACAAAGTTCTTCGTACTGAATTTCATAAGAACCCACTTCTAAGAATGTGGGGAGAAGACGTTGCAGACTTTTTTGATAAAGCAAGACTGGATAACCCTGAACTAAAAGGGAAGGGCGGAGTTTTCAAACTTACAGCAAACGTTCAACGTGAATCAAAAGACGGACAAGTATTCAACTCACCACTTGCTGAAGCCAACATCATTGGTCGCGCAATCGGTATGGCCATTCGTGGAATCAAGCCAGTTGTTGAAATCCAATTCTTCGATTACATCTGGACAGCTTATATGCAACTTAAAAACGAAATGGCGACACTTCGTTATAGATCAGGTGGAGACTTCAAGTGTCCGATGGTCGTTCGTGTTCCAATCGGTGGTTATTTAAAAGGTGGAGCGATTTATCACTCTCAGTCTGGTGAATCACTATTTACTCACGTTCCAGGTATCCGCGTAGCATTCCCATCTAACTCAGCAGACGCTGCTGGATTATTAAGAACAGCTATTAAGGGTGATGACCCGGTTATGTTCTTAGAACACAAACATTTATACTACCAAGGTTACAACCGTGCCGCTGATCCAGGGGATGAGTACATGATTCCTTTTGGTAAAGCTCGCATTGCTCGTGAAGGGAAAGATGCAACGATTGTTGCTTGGGGAGCTCTTGTTCAGAAATCTATTGAAGCCGCTAAGAAATTAGAAGCTCAAACTGGAAAAACTGTAGAAGTTATCGACCTAAGAACTCTTGCACCATACGATTTCGAAGCGATCAAAAAATCGATTTCAAAAACATCTCGCCTGATGATTGCTCATGAAGAACACAAAACTTCAGGGTTTGGTGGAGAGATCACTGCTAGAGTTAACGAAGAGTGCTTCGAGCTTTTAGACGCTCCAATCTTAAGAGTAGGGGCCCTGGACGTTCACTGTGCTTATAACCCGGCC
Coding sequences within it:
- a CDS encoding alpha-ketoacid dehydrogenase subunit alpha/beta, coding for MLGKTSKSKGPEKAKGSSTNPIAKKLELAKKYNLGKKEMLEMLSNIYTSRKTDDAEISMKKQSKAFFQISGAGHEGILTAAAMVLKPKHDWFLPYYRDRALCLGLGVTPYEMLCQANGNMGDTASYGRMMPAHWGNKPLNIVNKSSCTGTQFLQACGLAEAGIWFKKLRDEHKVDVSGMDFHDDEIVYVSTGDGTIAQGEFWEGMTTACVNNLPVLFMVEDNGFAISTPTSVQYPEGSISKTLANFPGLKIFNCDGCCPIDSYATMTEAAKYIRTTRKPALVHATVTRPYSHSLSDDHGMYRTKAELAEEGLRDVFNAFPKFLIEAGVITETERADLLKKVSADLKTAMDKAITTEWPALDTVMDHLYSEEVDMTGSNFETAADFTGKDDVPMASSINKVLRTEFHKNPLLRMWGEDVADFFDKARLDNPELKGKGGVFKLTANVQRESKDGQVFNSPLAEANIIGRAIGMAIRGIKPVVEIQFFDYIWTAYMQLKNEMATLRYRSGGDFKCPMVVRVPIGGYLKGGAIYHSQSGESLFTHVPGIRVAFPSNSADAAGLLRTAIKGDDPVMFLEHKHLYYQGYNRAADPGDEYMIPFGKARIAREGKDATIVAWGALVQKSIEAAKKLEAQTGKTVEVIDLRTLAPYDFEAIKKSISKTSRLMIAHEEHKTSGFGGEITARVNEECFELLDAPILRVGALDVHCAYNPALEDLILPQVSHVEEVLAKLLSY